The following coding sequences lie in one Metopolophium dirhodum isolate CAU chromosome 5, ASM1992520v1, whole genome shotgun sequence genomic window:
- the LOC132944932 gene encoding alpha-tocopherol transfer protein-like, translating to MVLSPPNEQHEQAIKNLYFYKDPKETEEDIDALIEWLSKQPHLPNITDRVWLRHFLIGRKNNLQRTKKVIESYFMIRVEMPELFNDMSSDAEWIQKAVKVGKMSVLPKMTPEANRVHIIRSIENNDGDFDAMAMCKGSLKTIDYLMRREPVYGLVFLLDLKHCQLSYLLSFTPTLTKNLMRCIDEATPLRVRGVHYVNPPKYVSRLVNFFKLFMPSKIQNRIVIHETYDTLYEYIPRDVLPDEYGGTAGSIEKFEDDIMRATKEDDEWYNNMPKADLSKRPVQSKNIDMDMSGTFKKLDID from the exons ATGGTTCTATCGCCGCCAAATGAACAACACGAACAAGCTATCAAGAATCTGTATTTCTACAAAGACCCTAAAGAAACTGAAGAAGATATTGACGCTTTGATTGAATGGTTGTCTAAACAACCACATTTGCCTAATATAACAG accgAGTTTGGCTGAGACATTTCCTCATTGgccgtaaaaataatttacaaaggACAAAGAAAGTTATTGAATCCTACTTTATGATTCGCGTAGAAATGCCGGAACTTTTCAACGACATGTCTAGTGATGCTGAATGGATTCAAAAGGCAGTTAAAGTTGG AAAAATGTCGGTATTACCGAAAATGACACCGGAAGCAAATCGTGTACACATTATTCGGTCAATTGAAAACAACGACGGGGACTTTGATGCGATGGCCATGTGTAAAGGATCATTAAAAACCATTGATTATTTAATGCGTCGTGAACCCGTTTACGGATTGGTGTTCTTGCTCGATCTCAAACATTGTCAACTATCTTATTTATTAAGCTTTACACCTACATTAACAAAAAATCTAATGCGATGCATAGac GAAGCTACGCCATTGCGAGTAAGAGGTGTCCACTACGTGAATCCACCAAAGTATGTGTCGCGTTTGGTGAATTTCTTCAAACTGTTCATGCCGTCTAAAATTCAAAACCGa ATTGTCATTCATGAAACCTACGATACACTTTACGAATACATTCCCAGGGACGTATTACCGGACGAGTACGGCGGTACCGCGGGCAGTATCGAGAAATTTGAAG ACGACATCATGAGAGCGACGAAAGAAGACGACGAGTGGTACAATAATATGCCAAAAGCCGATTTATCGAAACGACCAGTACAATCGAAAAATATTGATATGGACATGAGTGGTACGTTTAAGAAATTAGACATCGATTGA